A genomic region of Salinibacter pepae contains the following coding sequences:
- a CDS encoding PAS domain S-box protein, with protein MPLPSRRIPLYVGLGLLSGAFFLLDWMLPMGATVEMLQVAVILLTLFLEGRGPTIGFGLLTTAFVGLGCALEFAASVPAEALMERGLVLAGLWTAVAVVLRYKRVRQAQRESEAKAQAILETTVDGIITIDADGEIESFNEAAEDIFGYDAEEVIGKNVKVLMPPPYRDEHDEYLRNYHETGRKRIIGIGREVWGRRKDGSTFPMDLAVSEVELGDRILFTGIVRDISERRRLEKEILEISEEERRRIGQDLHDGLGQMLTGIGLLSQDLARQLEEEGHERAADMAEITDHVKEADQYARDLSHGLIPVDVEANGLTEALRRLSQNAVRMFNVACSFREVDTVLVHNNTVATHLYRIAQEAVSNAVRHGEADNIKVILASGDEQIRLQVRDDGTGFDPGVSDGSGMGVHIMQYRARIIGGGLEITSDPGDGTVVTCTIPRTADVPVDEASSPVPAES; from the coding sequence ATGCCCCTCCCTTCGCGACGTATTCCCCTCTACGTCGGCCTCGGCCTGCTGTCCGGGGCGTTCTTTCTCCTGGACTGGATGCTCCCGATGGGGGCGACCGTGGAGATGCTTCAGGTCGCGGTCATTCTGCTGACCCTCTTTCTCGAAGGGCGGGGCCCCACGATCGGATTTGGCCTCCTGACGACGGCGTTCGTCGGGCTCGGGTGCGCCCTTGAGTTCGCGGCCTCCGTCCCCGCCGAGGCGCTCATGGAGCGCGGCCTGGTGCTGGCCGGCCTCTGGACCGCAGTGGCGGTGGTGCTCCGCTACAAGCGCGTGCGCCAGGCCCAGCGCGAGAGCGAGGCGAAGGCCCAGGCCATCCTCGAAACGACGGTCGACGGCATCATCACGATCGACGCGGACGGGGAGATCGAGTCGTTCAACGAAGCCGCCGAGGACATCTTCGGGTACGACGCCGAAGAGGTGATCGGGAAGAACGTGAAGGTGCTCATGCCGCCCCCGTACCGCGACGAGCACGACGAGTACCTTCGGAACTACCACGAGACCGGGCGCAAGCGCATCATCGGCATTGGACGAGAGGTATGGGGCCGTCGCAAGGACGGATCCACCTTCCCGATGGACCTGGCCGTGAGCGAAGTGGAATTGGGCGATCGAATCCTCTTCACCGGCATCGTGCGCGACATTAGCGAGCGGCGCCGGCTCGAGAAGGAAATCCTGGAGATCAGCGAAGAGGAGCGCCGCCGCATTGGACAGGACCTGCACGACGGCCTCGGGCAGATGCTGACCGGCATCGGCCTGCTGAGTCAGGACCTGGCCCGGCAGCTGGAGGAGGAGGGCCACGAGCGCGCCGCGGACATGGCCGAGATCACCGACCACGTCAAGGAGGCCGACCAGTACGCCCGCGACCTGTCGCACGGCCTCATTCCGGTGGACGTGGAGGCCAACGGCCTGACCGAGGCCCTGCGCCGCCTGTCCCAGAATGCCGTGCGGATGTTCAACGTGGCGTGTTCGTTCCGGGAGGTCGACACCGTTCTCGTCCACAACAACACCGTTGCGACGCACCTTTACCGCATCGCCCAGGAGGCCGTGAGCAACGCCGTGCGCCACGGCGAGGCCGACAACATCAAGGTCATTCTCGCCTCCGGCGACGAGCAGATCCGCCTTCAGGTGCGGGACGACGGCACCGGCTTCGATCCCGGCGTGTCGGACGGGTCCGGGATGGGGGTCCACATCATGCAGTACCGCGCCCGCATCATCGGAGGGGGCCTCGAGATCACGAGCGACCCCGGAGACGGAACGGTGGTGACCTGCACGATCCCCCGAACGGCCGATGTGCCCGTGGACGAGGCCTCGTCCCCCGTGCCGGCCGAGTCGTAA
- a CDS encoding NAD(P)-dependent oxidoreductase: MESLQTRFLNDHFEKALILEEPDPSLDTLLREQGIEPDRVPKPECYDQDAMVERLRQGQHDLIYKRSKFVVDEHVVQASDNLAAIMLCCIGDDTVDKQACADEGVLVLNDPVSNGRSVVEMVMGEMVVLARRLYTANETGRRHLWTKDSTRRYELMDKTLSVIGLGNIGKQLARLADAFGMNIRFYDEADVAREVGTTLGWTSCSSLAEAFRKGDFVTVHVSAEDPQGQPNSGLLDYSHFRQLGADRPDNSPRAFINAARGFLYDPADLKRAIDEDHVRAAAVDVFPEEPGSADEDWTNPYAEMDNVFTTPHIGAATQEAQPRIASRMSTSTRLLNEQGTVRDTVFGQGHTIGVNAELPHWVLAVVHSDVRGTKKAIDDTIYEAGASNLQSSHRDFPDLGIAYDVNAIDQPLSDDQLRQLVEAATSLSEDPHAIRALRQFKVNDTA; the protein is encoded by the coding sequence ATGGAGTCTCTGCAGACGCGCTTCCTCAACGATCATTTCGAAAAGGCCCTGATCTTGGAGGAGCCGGACCCGAGCCTCGACACGCTCCTGCGCGAACAGGGCATCGAGCCGGATCGGGTGCCCAAACCGGAGTGCTACGACCAGGACGCGATGGTCGAGCGGCTGCGCCAGGGCCAGCACGATCTCATCTACAAGCGCAGCAAGTTCGTCGTCGACGAGCACGTGGTACAGGCCTCCGACAACCTGGCGGCCATCATGCTGTGCTGCATCGGCGACGACACCGTCGACAAGCAGGCCTGTGCCGACGAGGGCGTGCTCGTGCTCAACGACCCGGTGAGCAACGGCCGGTCGGTCGTGGAGATGGTGATGGGCGAAATGGTCGTGCTGGCGCGCCGGCTCTACACCGCCAACGAAACGGGACGGCGGCACCTGTGGACGAAGGACAGCACCCGCCGCTACGAGCTGATGGACAAGACCCTCTCCGTCATTGGGCTCGGCAACATCGGCAAGCAGCTGGCCCGCCTGGCCGACGCCTTCGGGATGAACATTCGCTTCTACGACGAGGCGGACGTGGCCCGTGAGGTGGGGACCACTCTGGGCTGGACCTCGTGCTCCAGCCTCGCGGAGGCGTTTCGGAAGGGCGACTTCGTGACGGTGCACGTCTCGGCGGAGGACCCGCAGGGACAGCCCAACAGCGGCCTGCTCGACTACAGCCACTTCCGGCAGCTCGGCGCGGACCGGCCGGACAACAGCCCGCGGGCCTTCATCAACGCGGCCCGCGGCTTTCTGTACGACCCGGCCGACCTGAAGCGGGCCATCGACGAGGATCACGTGCGCGCCGCGGCAGTCGACGTCTTCCCCGAGGAGCCGGGCAGCGCCGACGAGGACTGGACCAACCCGTACGCCGAGATGGACAACGTCTTTACCACCCCCCACATCGGCGCCGCCACGCAGGAGGCCCAGCCCCGCATTGCCTCGCGGATGAGCACCTCCACCCGGCTCCTAAACGAGCAGGGCACCGTCCGCGACACCGTCTTCGGGCAGGGGCACACGATCGGCGTGAACGCCGAACTCCCCCACTGGGTGCTGGCCGTGGTGCACAGCGACGTGCGCGGGACCAAGAAGGCGATCGACGACACCATCTACGAGGCCGGGGCCAGCAACCTCCAGTCGAGCCACCGCGACTTTCCCGACCTCGGCATCGCCTACGACGTAAACGCGATCGACCAGCCCCTGAGCGACGACCAGCTCCGTCAGCTCGTTGAGGCGGCCACGTCGCTTTCCGAAGACCCCCACGCCATTCGGGCCCTCCGCCAGTTCAAGGTGAACGACACGGCGTGA
- a CDS encoding universal stress protein: MLNIDTILFPTDFSSVAEDAFAHAAHLALRSGATICVFNVVTPDDGDASNPMDFLPVTPVEGGAVDDAAPQRVEVQTVTQERGTVPVVYAQTDSTSPETAIVEQATEHDMDLVVMGTHGRQGMDRLLSGSVAEEVVRQAPCPVFTVLADDEDAPARTPIDRVLVPVDLSEQSPLVVDHATALADAYGASIDLLHVVEEATFPTAYGIDPLAPSQPDVQERAREALEALAADLGDVDAPIDTHVLAGYAARDIVDFAADHAADLVVMATHGRTGLQRFLIGSVAEKVTRSASCPVFTVKSFGKSLVPSRDGEDA; this comes from the coding sequence ATGCTCAACATTGACACCATTCTATTCCCGACCGACTTCTCCTCGGTGGCCGAGGACGCATTCGCCCACGCCGCGCACCTGGCGCTGCGGTCCGGCGCTACGATCTGCGTGTTCAACGTGGTGACGCCGGACGACGGGGACGCGTCCAACCCCATGGACTTCTTGCCGGTGACCCCCGTGGAGGGGGGCGCGGTCGACGACGCGGCCCCCCAGCGCGTGGAGGTCCAAACCGTGACGCAGGAGCGTGGCACGGTGCCGGTCGTGTACGCCCAGACGGACAGCACCTCGCCCGAGACGGCGATCGTGGAGCAGGCCACCGAGCACGACATGGACCTCGTGGTGATGGGCACCCACGGCCGGCAGGGCATGGACCGTCTGCTGAGCGGGAGCGTGGCCGAAGAGGTGGTGCGCCAGGCGCCCTGCCCGGTGTTTACGGTCCTCGCGGACGACGAGGACGCCCCCGCCCGAACGCCGATCGACCGCGTGCTCGTGCCTGTCGACCTGTCGGAGCAGTCGCCCCTCGTGGTGGACCACGCCACGGCCCTGGCGGACGCCTACGGCGCGTCGATCGACCTCCTGCACGTGGTCGAAGAGGCGACCTTCCCGACCGCGTACGGCATCGATCCGCTCGCTCCCTCCCAGCCCGACGTGCAGGAGCGGGCCCGCGAGGCCCTCGAGGCGCTGGCGGCGGACCTCGGCGACGTCGACGCGCCAATCGACACGCACGTGCTCGCCGGCTACGCCGCCCGCGACATCGTGGATTTCGCCGCGGACCACGCCGCCGACCTGGTCGTGATGGCGACGCACGGCCGCACGGGGCTCCAGCGCTTCCTCATCGGGAGCGTGGCGGAGAAGGTGACACGAAGCGCCTCCTGCCCTGTCTTCACCGTGAAAAGCTTCGGGAAGTCGCTCGTCCCGTCCCGAGACGGCGAGGACGCGTAG
- a CDS encoding universal stress protein — MLHAAHILCLGSSTSAAGTQAAHLARRTGATLHVMPRPSGRAGAGPTGADPGSGAEAAVPAHVVETHPRSVTAVLQYVGDADIDLVVADTPLDRGPVPPLATDLTRALTRRLDRPVFVVERQDDPDVVQRLLVPTDLSAPALRAFRHAVALARLYDAAIDVLHVIESVPYVALTPTDRLSLGATTLSERRGRRRLRAFLQEGEAAGVQVQSHIMRGAAADQISRFANQGDVDLMVLSAHGSDAEEGPLGPVGARVLGRVTRPLFLVRASGPSLLGPPDDAA; from the coding sequence ATGCTCCACGCCGCCCACATTCTGTGTCTGGGGTCGTCCACGTCGGCGGCTGGCACACAGGCCGCGCATCTGGCCCGTCGCACCGGGGCGACGCTGCACGTGATGCCCCGCCCGTCCGGCCGGGCCGGCGCCGGCCCGACGGGGGCGGATCCGGGCTCCGGGGCAGAGGCGGCGGTGCCGGCGCACGTCGTCGAAACACACCCCCGCTCCGTGACGGCGGTGCTCCAGTACGTGGGGGACGCGGACATCGACCTCGTGGTGGCCGACACCCCGCTCGACCGCGGGCCGGTTCCGCCGCTTGCCACCGACCTGACCCGGGCCCTCACCCGGCGCCTCGACCGTCCCGTTTTCGTCGTGGAGCGCCAGGACGACCCGGACGTCGTTCAGCGTCTCCTCGTCCCCACCGACCTGTCCGCCCCCGCCCTCCGCGCCTTCCGGCACGCCGTGGCGCTGGCCCGCCTGTACGACGCCGCCATCGATGTCCTGCACGTGATCGAGTCCGTCCCGTACGTGGCCCTGACGCCGACGGATCGCCTTTCGTTGGGGGCGACGACGCTGTCGGAGCGGCGCGGGCGCCGCCGGCTCCGCGCCTTCCTGCAGGAAGGCGAGGCGGCGGGCGTACAGGTGCAGTCTCACATCATGCGTGGCGCCGCCGCGGATCAGATTAGCCGCTTTGCGAACCAGGGCGACGTGGACTTGATGGTGCTCTCCGCCCACGGCAGCGACGCGGAAGAGGGCCCGCTTGGGCCGGTTGGGGCGCGCGTGCTGGGGCGGGTGACCCGTCCCCTGTTCCTGGTACGAGCCTCCGGCCCATCGCTCCTCGGCCCGCCCGACGACGCGGCGTAG
- a CDS encoding putative quinol monooxygenase, with protein sequence MANEQKSLLARLHAKPDKVEEVRTFLEDALPLAEDEEKTVSWYALQIDDTTFGIFDTFAGEEGRQAHLDGDIAAALMEHADELLEEPPQIEHVDVLAAK encoded by the coding sequence ATGGCCAACGAACAGAAATCGCTCCTCGCTCGCCTGCACGCAAAGCCCGACAAGGTGGAGGAGGTCCGCACCTTCCTTGAGGACGCCCTTCCGCTCGCCGAGGACGAAGAGAAGACCGTCTCCTGGTACGCCCTCCAGATCGACGACACCACCTTCGGCATCTTCGACACCTTCGCGGGCGAAGAGGGCCGACAGGCACACCTCGACGGCGACATTGCTGCGGCCCTGATGGAGCACGCCGACGAGCTTCTCGAGGAGCCGCCCCAGATCGAGCACGTAGATGTCCTGGCGGCCAAGTAG
- a CDS encoding response regulator, with translation MEDIALVDDHPLLRKGLARTIEAEADLNVAGQMDSAEEALSEIEDLAPDLVIVDISLPGMSGMELIKHLQSRVPDVQILVVSRHDETLYAERCIRAGARGYVMKQEAGDDIVQAIRKVLNDRIFVSEEINERLLQSMAEGGRERIMQSPLEVLSDRELEVFELTGQGLSTREIAERLHLSVKTVESYRARIKNKLNLDSANELMKHAVQWVESEEST, from the coding sequence ATGGAAGACATCGCCCTGGTTGACGACCATCCGCTTCTGCGAAAGGGCCTGGCCCGCACCATCGAGGCGGAGGCCGACCTCAACGTGGCCGGCCAGATGGACAGCGCCGAGGAGGCCCTCAGCGAGATCGAGGACCTGGCCCCCGACCTCGTCATCGTGGACATTTCCCTGCCCGGCATGAGCGGGATGGAGCTCATCAAGCACCTCCAATCGCGGGTGCCCGACGTGCAGATTCTTGTCGTCTCGCGACACGACGAGACCCTCTACGCCGAGCGCTGCATCCGGGCCGGGGCGCGGGGCTACGTAATGAAGCAGGAGGCCGGCGACGACATTGTGCAGGCCATCCGGAAGGTGCTCAACGACCGCATCTTCGTCAGCGAAGAGATCAACGAGCGACTGCTACAGAGCATGGCCGAGGGCGGGCGCGAGCGCATCATGCAGTCGCCGCTCGAGGTGCTGAGCGACCGCGAACTGGAGGTGTTTGAGCTGACGGGCCAGGGCCTCTCGACGCGCGAAATCGCCGAGCGGCTCCACCTGTCCGTCAAGACCGTCGAGTCGTACCGGGCCCGGATCAAGAACAAGCTCAACCTCGACTCCGCCAACGAGCTCATGAAGCACGCCGTGCAGTGGGTGGAAAGCGAAGAGAGCACGTAA
- the sucD gene encoding succinate--CoA ligase subunit alpha: MSILVDDDTRVVVQGFTGSEGTFHAEQMIDYGTNVVAGVTPGKGGQTHLGRPVYNTVAEAVEQENANTSIIFVPPPFAADAIQESADAGAEVIICITEGIPVADMKPTYQYVKKKGAHLIGPNCPGVITPGAAKVGIMPAMIFEPGSIGIISRSGTLTYEAVDQITRAGFGQSTAVGIGGDPVIGTRFIDALELFEDDPDTDGIVLIGEIGGTDEQEAARYVQDHMDTPVFGFIAGRTAPPGRRMGHAGAIVSGGSGTAEAKFQALEEAGATVVKNPALIGETVQDVL; the protein is encoded by the coding sequence ATGAGCATTCTCGTCGACGACGACACGCGCGTTGTGGTGCAGGGCTTTACGGGCTCGGAAGGCACCTTCCACGCCGAACAGATGATTGATTACGGCACCAACGTGGTGGCGGGGGTCACCCCCGGCAAGGGCGGCCAGACGCACCTGGGCCGGCCCGTCTACAACACCGTCGCCGAGGCGGTGGAGCAGGAAAACGCCAACACGTCCATCATCTTCGTCCCCCCTCCGTTCGCGGCCGACGCCATTCAGGAGTCCGCCGACGCGGGGGCCGAGGTCATCATCTGCATCACGGAGGGGATTCCGGTGGCGGACATGAAGCCCACCTACCAGTACGTCAAGAAGAAGGGCGCCCACCTCATCGGCCCGAACTGCCCGGGCGTCATCACGCCGGGCGCGGCCAAGGTGGGCATCATGCCGGCCATGATTTTTGAGCCCGGCTCCATCGGCATCATCTCGCGCTCCGGGACCCTCACCTACGAGGCCGTCGACCAGATCACGCGGGCCGGCTTCGGCCAAAGCACGGCGGTCGGCATCGGGGGCGACCCGGTGATCGGCACGCGCTTCATCGACGCGCTCGAGCTGTTCGAGGACGACCCCGACACGGACGGCATCGTCCTGATCGGCGAGATCGGCGGCACCGACGAACAGGAGGCCGCCCGCTACGTCCAGGACCACATGGACACGCCCGTCTTCGGCTTCATCGCGGGGCGCACGGCGCCGCCGGGCCGCCGCATGGGCCACGCCGGCGCGATCGTGTCCGGCGGCTCCGGCACGGCCGAGGCCAAGTTCCAGGCGCTCGAAGAGGCCGGCGCGACCGTGGTCAAAAACCCCGCCCTCATCGGCGAGACGGTGCAGGACGTCCTGTAA
- the aroA gene encoding 3-phosphoshikimate 1-carboxyvinyltransferase, with translation MVQTIDQAASLRGTVSLPADKSISHRSALLSALGTGRSRVYNFPDSADPQSTLDCVRTLGIEASRNDEGVLAIHGRGLGGLHPPSEPLDCGNSGTTMRLLSGMMAGQEFGSVLTGDESLQQRPMERIADPLQAMGARIDLRSGHAPIRIRPQRSDGLRPLEYRLPVASAQVKSCVLLAGLYASGRTVVIETTPSRDHTERMLGLEVQEVGGERHIIVEEDHTVPAVDWSVPGDFSGAAFFLVAGTLVPDSELHLDDVGLNPSRTALLDVLDGMGADITVENERVQGSEPVGDITVRSASLSGIDIGGRLIPNLIDEIPVIAVAAACAEGRTEIRDAEELRVKETDRLHAMAQNLEALGAKVQEREDGLIIDGNGPNLLGAAVTSHDDHRIAMAMGVAGLVAHGTTTISDAECARVSFPGFWDELSRVSVS, from the coding sequence ATGGTTCAGACGATCGATCAGGCCGCCTCCCTGCGCGGCACCGTGTCCCTGCCCGCCGACAAGTCGATCTCGCACCGCTCCGCCCTCCTGTCGGCGCTCGGGACGGGGCGCTCGCGGGTGTACAACTTTCCCGACTCGGCCGATCCGCAGTCGACCCTCGACTGTGTGCGTACCCTCGGAATCGAGGCCAGCCGGAACGACGAGGGCGTGCTCGCGATCCACGGCCGCGGGCTCGGGGGGCTGCACCCGCCGAGCGAGCCGCTCGACTGTGGAAACTCCGGCACCACCATGCGCCTGCTCTCGGGCATGATGGCCGGCCAGGAGTTTGGGAGCGTCCTGACCGGGGACGAGTCCCTGCAGCAGCGGCCGATGGAGCGCATCGCCGACCCCCTGCAGGCCATGGGGGCACGGATTGACCTACGAAGTGGACACGCGCCCATCCGCATCCGCCCGCAGCGTTCGGACGGACTGCGGCCCCTCGAGTACCGGCTGCCGGTGGCCTCGGCCCAGGTCAAGTCGTGCGTGCTGCTCGCCGGGCTGTACGCGTCGGGGCGCACCGTTGTGATCGAGACGACCCCCTCGCGCGACCACACCGAGCGCATGCTGGGCCTGGAGGTGCAGGAGGTGGGCGGCGAACGGCACATCATCGTGGAGGAGGACCACACCGTGCCGGCCGTCGACTGGTCGGTGCCCGGCGATTTCTCGGGGGCGGCCTTCTTCCTGGTGGCTGGCACGCTGGTGCCCGACAGCGAGCTGCACCTCGACGACGTGGGCCTCAACCCGTCGCGCACGGCCCTGCTCGACGTGCTGGACGGGATGGGGGCCGACATTACGGTTGAGAACGAGCGCGTGCAGGGCAGCGAGCCGGTGGGCGACATCACCGTCCGCTCCGCGTCGCTCTCCGGCATCGACATCGGGGGGCGTCTCATCCCCAATCTCATCGACGAGATTCCCGTCATCGCCGTGGCCGCGGCCTGCGCGGAGGGGCGCACTGAGATTCGGGACGCGGAGGAGCTGCGCGTGAAGGAGACCGACCGCCTCCACGCGATGGCGCAGAACCTGGAGGCGCTGGGGGCGAAGGTGCAGGAGCGAGAGGACGGCCTTATCATCGACGGCAACGGCCCCAATCTGTTGGGGGCCGCGGTGACGAGCCACGATGACCACCGCATTGCCATGGCAATGGGCGTGGCCGGCCTCGTGGCGCACGGCACCACCACCATCTCGGACGCCGAGTGCGCCCGCGTGTCGTTTCCGGGCTTCTGGGACGAACTCTCGCGCGTGTCGGTGTCCTAG
- a CDS encoding amidase family protein, translated as MEYPTFTDARRALDAGETSCEALVSSFLERIDARNDEINAFTSVDQDGALNHARYLDSQRERGNPRPLAGLVLAVKDNICIRGYPVSCGSKMLADFSSLYDATVIDRLRDAGAIFIGKTNCDEFAMGSSNETSHFGPVRNPHASEYVPGGSSGGSAAAVAAGLCHAALGSDTGGSVRQPAAFCGTVGLKPTYGRVSRSGLVAFASSLDVIGPLTRSAEDAATILNVIAGEDERDATSAPVDVPDYTAALGDGVEGLRLGLPKEYFAEGLDDDIRRMVREQVDALEDAGAIVEEVSLPHTEYGVATYYLVATAEASSNLARYDGIRYGHRADLQETKQALQERREELKEELATARAQGDEARADTLEAQLDDEQSTLDALYTRTRTEGFGDEVKRRIMLGTYALSAGYYDKYYEKAQRVRTLIRHDFERAFEDVDALITPTTPTPPFRLGEKTDDPLEMYLNDIYTVTANLAGLPGLTVPIGEHPDTPGLPVGLQVLGPHFDEALLLRVGDAIMKSDA; from the coding sequence ATGGAGTACCCGACATTTACCGATGCCCGTCGCGCCCTCGACGCCGGAGAGACCAGCTGTGAAGCCCTGGTCTCTTCTTTTTTGGAGCGGATCGACGCGCGCAACGACGAGATCAACGCGTTCACGAGCGTCGACCAGGACGGCGCCCTGAACCACGCCCGCTACCTCGACAGCCAGCGTGAGCGCGGCAACCCGCGCCCGCTCGCGGGCCTCGTCCTGGCCGTCAAGGACAACATCTGCATCCGCGGCTACCCGGTCAGCTGCGGGTCGAAGATGCTGGCGGATTTCTCGTCGCTCTACGACGCGACGGTCATCGACCGCCTCCGCGACGCCGGCGCCATCTTCATCGGCAAGACGAACTGCGACGAGTTTGCGATGGGCTCGTCGAACGAAACGTCCCACTTCGGCCCGGTGCGCAACCCGCACGCCTCCGAGTACGTGCCGGGCGGGTCGTCCGGCGGGTCGGCCGCGGCGGTGGCCGCCGGCCTGTGCCACGCCGCCCTCGGCAGCGACACGGGCGGGTCGGTGCGCCAGCCCGCCGCCTTCTGCGGCACCGTGGGCCTGAAGCCCACCTACGGCCGCGTCAGCCGCTCCGGCCTCGTCGCGTTCGCGTCGTCGCTCGACGTGATCGGCCCGTTGACCCGCAGCGCGGAGGACGCGGCGACCATCCTCAACGTGATCGCGGGCGAGGACGAGCGCGACGCGACCAGCGCCCCGGTCGACGTGCCCGACTACACGGCGGCGCTGGGCGACGGCGTGGAGGGGCTCCGCCTCGGCCTTCCGAAAGAGTATTTCGCCGAGGGGCTCGACGACGACATCCGCCGCATGGTGCGCGAGCAGGTCGACGCGCTTGAAGACGCCGGCGCGATCGTCGAGGAGGTGTCCCTCCCCCACACCGAGTACGGCGTGGCCACCTACTACCTCGTCGCCACGGCCGAGGCCTCCAGCAACCTCGCCCGCTACGACGGCATCCGCTACGGCCACCGGGCCGACCTGCAGGAGACGAAGCAGGCCCTCCAGGAGCGCCGCGAGGAGTTGAAAGAGGAGCTCGCCACTGCCCGCGCACAGGGCGATGAGGCGCGCGCGGACACCCTCGAAGCCCAACTCGACGACGAGCAGAGCACCCTCGACGCCCTCTACACCCGCACCCGTACCGAGGGCTTCGGCGACGAGGTGAAGCGTCGCATCATGCTCGGCACCTACGCCCTCTCCGCCGGCTACTACGACAAGTACTACGAGAAGGCCCAGCGCGTGCGTACCCTCATCCGCCACGACTTCGAACGGGCCTTCGAGGACGTCGACGCCCTCATCACGCCCACGACACCCACCCCCCCGTTCCGGCTTGGCGAGAAGACCGACGACCCGCTCGAAATGTACCTGAACGACATCTACACCGTCACGGCCAACCTTGCGGGGCTGCCCGGCCTCACGGTACCGATCGGTGAGCACCCCGACACGCCGGGGCTGCCGGTGGGGCTGCAGGTCCTCGGGCCCCACTTCGACGAGGCGCTGCTCCTGCGCGTCGGCGACGCAATCATGAAGAGTGATGCGTGA
- the add gene encoding adenosine deaminase, with translation MRLETMLDLAQQQGKMSVLPADSVAGLRDELRQVEASGTLEAYLAWFDYTIPLLQTEAALRRTAYELAADNAAENVRYLEVRYSPILHVESDLSLEAVNDAVIEGLRRAEADFDITTSLIVCGLRDRFESASMRLAELAVEYQHEGVVAFDLAGGEAGNPPKGHLHAFYRARNNLLNLTIHAGEAWGPDSIRQALFYCGAHRIGHGISLRKDPELMQYFADHRIPLEICPTSNVDTQAVPSLEAHPIETYVRSNIPVTVNTDNRLFSRTSVTKELWRVHQHCNLEARHLREIALNGFRYAFLPHQQKQDLLRSVTDDFPLAETAETPLW, from the coding sequence GTGCGGCTGGAGACGATGCTCGACCTGGCGCAGCAGCAGGGCAAAATGAGTGTGCTCCCCGCCGACAGCGTGGCCGGGCTCCGCGACGAGCTCCGGCAGGTGGAAGCGTCCGGTACCCTGGAGGCGTACCTCGCCTGGTTCGACTACACGATTCCGCTGCTCCAGACCGAAGCGGCGCTCCGGCGGACGGCCTACGAGCTGGCGGCGGACAACGCGGCGGAGAACGTCCGGTACCTGGAGGTGCGGTATTCGCCCATCCTTCACGTCGAGTCGGACCTGTCCCTCGAGGCCGTGAACGACGCGGTGATCGAGGGGCTCCGGCGGGCGGAGGCGGACTTCGACATTACGACCTCCCTCATCGTCTGCGGCCTTCGGGATCGGTTCGAGAGTGCGTCGATGCGGCTGGCGGAGCTGGCCGTCGAGTATCAGCACGAAGGGGTCGTGGCGTTTGACCTGGCGGGGGGCGAGGCGGGGAATCCGCCGAAGGGACACCTCCACGCGTTCTACCGGGCCCGCAACAACCTCCTCAACCTCACGATCCACGCCGGGGAGGCCTGGGGCCCCGACTCCATCCGCCAGGCGCTCTTCTACTGCGGGGCGCACCGCATCGGGCACGGCATCTCGCTGCGGAAGGACCCGGAGCTCATGCAGTACTTTGCCGACCACCGCATCCCGCTCGAAATCTGCCCGACCAGCAACGTGGACACGCAGGCGGTGCCGAGCCTGGAGGCCCACCCCATCGAAACGTACGTGCGGTCCAACATTCCGGTCACCGTCAACACCGACAATCGGCTCTTCAGCCGCACCTCGGTGACGAAAGAGCTCTGGCGCGTGCACCAGCACTGCAACCTGGAGGCGCGCCATCTCCGCGAGATTGCCCTCAACGGGTTCCGGTACGCGTTCCTGCCGCACCAGCAGAAGCAGGACCTGCTCCGGTCCGTGACGGACGACTTTCCGCTGGCGGAGACCGCCGAGACGCCGCTGTGGTAG
- the tatA gene encoding Sec-independent protein translocase subunit TatA/TatB has translation MGGIGFPELIIIFLVLLLVFGAKRIPEIARGIGKGIREFKSATNEISREIENEGQGRQINEPQAPQQGAPQPRQGQQQRPQGQPQGRPSEPAAEEPADGGSPSSGAAESNAQGQEKEQPS, from the coding sequence ATGGGCGGCATCGGCTTTCCCGAACTGATTATCATCTTCCTGGTCCTACTGCTCGTGTTCGGGGCGAAGCGGATCCCCGAAATTGCGCGCGGCATCGGCAAGGGCATCCGGGAGTTCAAGAGCGCGACGAACGAGATCTCCCGCGAGATTGAGAACGAGGGGCAGGGGCGTCAGATCAACGAGCCGCAGGCCCCGCAGCAGGGCGCCCCCCAGCCCCGTCAGGGCCAACAGCAACGTCCCCAGGGACAGCCCCAGGGCCGTCCCTCGGAGCCGGCCGCCGAGGAGCCGGCGGACGGCGGCTCGCCGTCTTCAGGCGCCGCCGAGTCGAACGCCCAGGGGCAGGAGAAGGAGCAGCCCTCCTAG